One stretch of Brachyhypopomus gauderio isolate BG-103 chromosome 10, BGAUD_0.2, whole genome shotgun sequence DNA includes these proteins:
- the rnf34b gene encoding E3 ubiquitin-protein ligase RNF34 isoform X1 produces the protein MKAGASSMWASCCGLLNEVIGTGAVRSQPPGFGGGAGPFRFAPSAGYSAYPPTSPASSGSGLVCKACGLAFSVFRRKHVCCDCKKSFCSLCCVLQENLRRCATCHLLWGTAFQRPRLMRLRVKDLRQYLTLRNINTDTCREKEDLVDLVLCHLGAQLGPGEEEEEEEEEEEEEEECSDSLHSHLPSVATPPPSASRSASQQSVLSNAASQGEAPSPSNSPSNSSGTSQDRGEVASVSLLYLEPSQDLLETSPVTQRRARASLSDLSREDDIEGLTVRQLKEILARNFVSFSGCCEKWELVERVHRLYRENEINRTSMENVSTSVTAVVAYPPPLRHEGPGDGAPVAPLGIMDENLCRICMDAVIDCVLLECGHMVTCTKCGKRMSECPICRQYVVRAVHVFKS, from the exons ATGAAG gccGGGGCGTCCTCTATGTGGGCATCGTGCTGTGGCTTGTTGAATGAGGTGATTGGTACAGGAGCAGTGCGCAGTCAGCCACCaggttttgggggtggggctgggcCCTTCCGTTTTGCCCCCAGTGCTGGTTACTCCGCCTATCCTCccacaagccccgcctcctcagGCAGTGGTCTGGTGTGCAAGGCCTGTGGTCTCGCCTTCTCTGTCTTCAGACGCAAG CATGTGTGTTGTGACTGTAAGAAGAGTTTCTGCTCGCTGTGCTGCGTGCTACAGGAGAACCTGCGCAGGTGTGCCACATGTCACCTGCTGTGGGGGACGGCCTTCCAGAGGCCCCGCCTCATGCGCCTGCGGGTCAAAGACCTTCGCCAGTACCTGACGCTGCgtaacatcaacacagacacctGCCGCGAAAAGGAGGACCTGGTGGACCTGGTGCTGTGTCACCTAGGGGCCCAGCTGGGGcctggcgaggaggaggaggaggaggaagaggaggaggaggaggaggaggagtgcagCGACAGCCTGCACTCTCACCTGCCGTCCGTGGCTACTCCGCCCCCCAGCGCCTCTCGCTCCGCCTCTCAGCAGTCCGTGCTGTCCAACGCCGCCTCTCAGGGAGAAGCACCCAGCCCTAGCAACAGCCCTAGCAACAGCTCAGGAACCAGCCAG GATCGTGGGGAAGTTGCCTCCGTTTCACTCTTGTATCTAGAGCCCAGTCAAGATTTACTAGAG acgaGTCCTGTCACCCAGAGGCGAGCGCGGGCCTCTCTCTCTGACCTGTCCCGAGAGGATGACATCGAGGGCTTGACCGTGCGGCAGCTGAAGGAGATTCTTGCCAGAAACTTTGTCAGTTTTTCAGGCTGCTGTGAGAAATGGGAGCTGGTGGAACGTGTGCATCGCCTCTacagagagaatgagatcaACCGAACTTCCA TGGAAAACGTCAGCACCAGTGTCACGGCAG TGGTGGCGTACCCGCCTCCGCTACGCCATGAAGGGCCTGGAG ATGGTGCTCCTGTGGCCCCTCTGGGCATCATGGATGAGAACCTGTGTCGAATCTGCATGGATGCTGTCATCGACTGTGTCCTGCTGGAATGTGGTCACATGGTCACCTGCACTAAATGCGGCAAGCGCATGAGCGAGTGCCCCATCTGCAGGCAGTACGTGGTACGGGCCGTGCACGTCTTCAAGTCCTAA
- the rnf34b gene encoding E3 ubiquitin-protein ligase RNF34 isoform X2, with protein sequence MKAGASSMWASCCGLLNEVIGTGAVRSQPPGFGGGAGPFRFAPSAGYSAYPPTSPASSGSGLVCKACGLAFSVFRRKHVCCDCKKSFCSLCCVLQENLRRCATCHLLWGTAFQRPRLMRLRVKDLRQYLTLRNINTDTCREKEDLVDLVLCHLGAQLGPGEEEEEEEEEEEEEEECSDSLHSHLPSVATPPPSASRSASQQSVLSNAASQGEAPSPSNSPSNSSGTSQDRGEVASVSLLYLEPSQDLLETSPVTQRRARASLSDLSREDDIEGLTVRQLKEILARNFVSFSGCCEKWELVERVHRLYRENEINRTSMENVSTSVTADGAPVAPLGIMDENLCRICMDAVIDCVLLECGHMVTCTKCGKRMSECPICRQYVVRAVHVFKS encoded by the exons ATGAAG gccGGGGCGTCCTCTATGTGGGCATCGTGCTGTGGCTTGTTGAATGAGGTGATTGGTACAGGAGCAGTGCGCAGTCAGCCACCaggttttgggggtggggctgggcCCTTCCGTTTTGCCCCCAGTGCTGGTTACTCCGCCTATCCTCccacaagccccgcctcctcagGCAGTGGTCTGGTGTGCAAGGCCTGTGGTCTCGCCTTCTCTGTCTTCAGACGCAAG CATGTGTGTTGTGACTGTAAGAAGAGTTTCTGCTCGCTGTGCTGCGTGCTACAGGAGAACCTGCGCAGGTGTGCCACATGTCACCTGCTGTGGGGGACGGCCTTCCAGAGGCCCCGCCTCATGCGCCTGCGGGTCAAAGACCTTCGCCAGTACCTGACGCTGCgtaacatcaacacagacacctGCCGCGAAAAGGAGGACCTGGTGGACCTGGTGCTGTGTCACCTAGGGGCCCAGCTGGGGcctggcgaggaggaggaggaggaggaagaggaggaggaggaggaggaggagtgcagCGACAGCCTGCACTCTCACCTGCCGTCCGTGGCTACTCCGCCCCCCAGCGCCTCTCGCTCCGCCTCTCAGCAGTCCGTGCTGTCCAACGCCGCCTCTCAGGGAGAAGCACCCAGCCCTAGCAACAGCCCTAGCAACAGCTCAGGAACCAGCCAG GATCGTGGGGAAGTTGCCTCCGTTTCACTCTTGTATCTAGAGCCCAGTCAAGATTTACTAGAG acgaGTCCTGTCACCCAGAGGCGAGCGCGGGCCTCTCTCTCTGACCTGTCCCGAGAGGATGACATCGAGGGCTTGACCGTGCGGCAGCTGAAGGAGATTCTTGCCAGAAACTTTGTCAGTTTTTCAGGCTGCTGTGAGAAATGGGAGCTGGTGGAACGTGTGCATCGCCTCTacagagagaatgagatcaACCGAACTTCCA TGGAAAACGTCAGCACCAGTGTCACGGCAG ATGGTGCTCCTGTGGCCCCTCTGGGCATCATGGATGAGAACCTGTGTCGAATCTGCATGGATGCTGTCATCGACTGTGTCCTGCTGGAATGTGGTCACATGGTCACCTGCACTAAATGCGGCAAGCGCATGAGCGAGTGCCCCATCTGCAGGCAGTACGTGGTACGGGCCGTGCACGTCTTCAAGTCCTAA
- the kdm2bb gene encoding lysine (K)-specific demethylase 2Bb isoform X2 gives METCEESGRKLRSIGRRMYDENEDLSDVEEIVNIRGFNVEEKLRSEHYNSNFVCHMDGKDFTYEYVQREALRVPLVFKSKEGLGVRMPDPEFNVSEIKGLVGSRRTVDVMDVSTQKGSEMSMAQFTRYYETPEEERGKLFNVISLEFSHTKLENLIQRPTVVDLVDWVDNMWPLHLKEKQIEATNIISEMKYPKVQRYCLMSVKGCYTDFHIDFGGTSVWYHVFRGEKVFWLIPPTARNLELYEDWVVSGKQNDVFLGDRVEGCQRMDLKQGDTFFIPSGWIHAVYTPEDTLVFGGNILHSFNIPMQLAVHEIENRTKVLTKFRYPFFYEMCWYVLERYVQCLTKRSYLSLDFQRAARVEGERQGRGGDVHLYSPTPGAVAKEPSPLSLSGNETLSCESPASQSRIGVDETSRKTQAEQTERAAPPNPASTAMYELKAPPTSDSDDSCKSVPSSGPAQDGGGTPAGSPGSGGQPGWTHLTQYELRGLWALVEKLESLPEHKRCAPVGIEDPQALLEHVKVVLREHAEDDPLLAITGMPVVCWPKKTKPRAPARPKARPGTCGVAPASGGGSGVKLGCVRGSSGSRRRRTRCRRCDACVREECGLCHFCRDMKKFGGPGRMKQSCILRQCTAPMLPHTAVCLVCGEAGKEHTLVEEEERPRLMLMECSICNEILHPACLKVEVGDGVVEVDGVVNEELPNCWECPKCNHAGKAGKKRGPGFKYAPALPGSLLKEPRLPKSVKDKLDASVTMETPVVTATIPSASDQKMEAADVPVSEPDAVSNTQLSVLGAEPLLKLTAEAEPLSRKRKLSTDSEPNLSRRKVS, from the exons ATGGAGACGTGCGAGGAATCTGGACGCAAACTG CGTTCCATCGGCCGAAGGATGTACGACGAAAATGAGGATCTGTCCGATGTGGAAGAAATCGTAAATATCAGAGGGTTTAATGTGGAGGAAAAACTTCGAAGCGAACATTATAACAGCAACTTCGTCTGTCACATGGACGGCAAAG ATTTCACCTATGAGTACGTTCAAAGAGAAGCGCTTCGCGTGCCCCTGGTTTTCAAATCTAAAGAAGGGCTGGGAGTCAG AATGCCAGATCCAGAATTTAATGTGAGTGAAATCAAAGGACTGGTTG gaagcCGTCGAACAGTAGATGTGATGGATGTCAGCACACAGAAAGGCTCAGAGATGAGCATGGCTCAGTTCACTCGTTATTATGAGACCCCAGAAGAAGAACGAGGCAAACTCTTCAACGTCATTAGCCTGGAGTTCAGCCACACCAAACTGGAGAACCTCATCCAGAGGCCCACTGTG GTGGATCTAGTGGACTGGGTGGACAACATGTGGCCACTTCatctgaaagagaaacaaattGAAGCCACCAACATTATATCTGAGATGAAATATCCAAAAGTCCAGAG GTATTGCCTGATGAGCGTGAAGGGCTGCTACACTGACTTTCACATTGACTTTGGTGGAACGTCTGTGTGGTACCATGTCTTCAGGGGGGAGAAG gtcttcTGGCTTATTCCCCCCACTGCTCGTAATCTGGAACTCTACGAGGACTGGGTTGTCTCGGGGAAACAGAATGACGTGTTCCTGGGAGACCGTGTGGAGGGGTGTCAGCGTATGGACCTCAAACAGGGCGACACCTTCTTCATACCCTCAG gctggaTCCATGCTGTCTACACTCCAGAGGACACCTTAGTGTTTGGTGGTAATATTCTCCACAGCTTCAACATCCCCATGCAGCTGGCTGTCCACGAGATCGAGAACAGAACTAAA gtgctgACTAAGTTTCGCTACCCCTTCTTCTATGAGATGTGCTGGTATGTGCTGGAGAGATACGTGCAGTGCCTGACCAAACGCTCCTACCTCAGTCTGGACTTCCAGAGAGCGGCCAGGGTAGAAGGTGAGCGCCAGGGAAGGGGGGGAGACGTCCATCTTTACAGTCCTACTCCTGGTGCAGTGGCGAAAGAACcttctcctctatctctctcaggaAATGAGACTCTGAGCTGCGAGAGCCCCGCCTCTCAGTCACGGATCGGCGTGGACGAGACATCAAGGAAGACGCAGGCGGAGCAGACCGAGAGAGCTGCCCCGCCCAATCCCGCCTCCACTGCCATGTACGAGCTgaaagccccgcccaccagtGACTCTGACGACAGCTGCAAGTCCGTCCCCAGCAGCGGTCCGGCCCAGGACGGCGGGGGGACGCCGGCTGGCTCCCCGGGCTCAGGGGGGCAGCCCGGGTGGACTCACCTGACTCAGTATGAGCTGAGAGGACTGTGGGCACTCGTCGAGAAGCTGGAGTCGCTACCAGAACACAAGCGCTGTGCCCCAGTAGGCATCGAGGACCCTCAGGCGCTGCTCGAGCACGTGAAG GTGGTCTTAAGGGAGCATGCTGAGGACGACCCCCTACTGGCCATCACAGGGATGCCGGTTGTGTGCTGGCCAAAGAAAACCAAG ccaCGGGCTCCGGCGCGACCCAAAGCGAGGCCGGGCACGTGTGGCGTTGCCCCAGCGTCTGGCGGGGGGTCAGGGGTGAAGTTAGGCTGCGTGCGGGGCTCGTCGGGGTCACGGCGGAGGCGGACACGCTGCAGGAGGTGCGACGCCTGTGTGCGGGAGGAGTGCGGCCTCTGCCACTTCTGCAGGGACATGAAGAAGTTCGGAGGACCAGGACGCATGAAGCAGTCCTGCATTCTGAGACAGTGCACTGCg CCTATGCTGCCTCATACAgcagtgtgtctggtgtgtggggAGGCGGGGAAGGAGCACAcgctggtggaggaggaggagcgtcCGAGGTTGATGCTGATGGAGTGCTCCATCTGCAACGAGATCCTCCATCCAGCCTGCCTGAAG gtggaggtgggtgatGGGGTGGTTGAGGTGGACGGTGTAGTGAACGAGGAGCTGCCAAATTGTTGGGAATGTCCCAAATGCAACCATGCAGGGAAGGCTGGGAAG AAGAGAGGTCCGGGCTTCAAATACGCCCCTGCCTTACCTGGCTCTCTCCTCAAAGAACCCCGCCTCCCGAAAAGCGTGAAGGACAAGCTGGATGCAAGTGTAACCATGGAAACACCCGTCGTCACCGCCACCATCCCGTCAGCATCTGACCAGAAGATGGAGGCGGCGGACGTGCCCGTCAGCGAGCCTGATGCTGTCAGCAACACGCAACTCTCTGtgctgggggcggagcctctgCTGAAGCTCACCGCAGAGGCGGAGCCTCTTTCCAGGAAGAGAAAGCTCAGTACAGACTCGGAGCCTAACCTGAGCAGGAGGAAGGTGTCGTGA
- the kdm2bb gene encoding lysine (K)-specific demethylase 2Bb isoform X1: METCEESGRKLRSIGRRMYDENEDLSDVEEIVNIRGFNVEEKLRSEHYNSNFVCHMDGKDFTYEYVQREALRVPLVFKSKEGLGVRMPDPEFNVSEIKGLVGSRRTVDVMDVSTQKGSEMSMAQFTRYYETPEEERGKLFNVISLEFSHTKLENLIQRPTVVDLVDWVDNMWPLHLKEKQIEATNIISEMKYPKVQRYCLMSVKGCYTDFHIDFGGTSVWYHVFRGEKVFWLIPPTARNLELYEDWVVSGKQNDVFLGDRVEGCQRMDLKQGDTFFIPSGWIHAVYTPEDTLVFGGNILHSFNIPMQLAVHEIENRTKVLTKFRYPFFYEMCWYVLERYVQCLTKRSYLSLDFQRAARVEGERQGRGGDVHLYSPTPGAVAKEPSPLSLSGNETLSCESPASQSRIGVDETSRKTQAEQTERAAPPNPASTAMYELKAPPTSDSDDSCKSVPSSGPAQDGGGTPAGSPGSGGQPGWTHLTQYELRGLWALVEKLESLPEHKRCAPVGIEDPQALLEHVKVVLREHAEDDPLLAITGMPVVCWPKKTKPRAPARPKARPGTCGVAPASGGGSGVKLGCVRGSSGSRRRRTRCRRCDACVREECGLCHFCRDMKKFGGPGRMKQSCILRQCTAPMLPHTAVCLVCGEAGKEHTLVEEEERPRLMLMECSICNEILHPACLKVEVGDGVVEVDGVVNEELPNCWECPKCNHAGKAGKQKRGPGFKYAPALPGSLLKEPRLPKSVKDKLDASVTMETPVVTATIPSASDQKMEAADVPVSEPDAVSNTQLSVLGAEPLLKLTAEAEPLSRKRKLSTDSEPNLSRRKVS, encoded by the exons ATGGAGACGTGCGAGGAATCTGGACGCAAACTG CGTTCCATCGGCCGAAGGATGTACGACGAAAATGAGGATCTGTCCGATGTGGAAGAAATCGTAAATATCAGAGGGTTTAATGTGGAGGAAAAACTTCGAAGCGAACATTATAACAGCAACTTCGTCTGTCACATGGACGGCAAAG ATTTCACCTATGAGTACGTTCAAAGAGAAGCGCTTCGCGTGCCCCTGGTTTTCAAATCTAAAGAAGGGCTGGGAGTCAG AATGCCAGATCCAGAATTTAATGTGAGTGAAATCAAAGGACTGGTTG gaagcCGTCGAACAGTAGATGTGATGGATGTCAGCACACAGAAAGGCTCAGAGATGAGCATGGCTCAGTTCACTCGTTATTATGAGACCCCAGAAGAAGAACGAGGCAAACTCTTCAACGTCATTAGCCTGGAGTTCAGCCACACCAAACTGGAGAACCTCATCCAGAGGCCCACTGTG GTGGATCTAGTGGACTGGGTGGACAACATGTGGCCACTTCatctgaaagagaaacaaattGAAGCCACCAACATTATATCTGAGATGAAATATCCAAAAGTCCAGAG GTATTGCCTGATGAGCGTGAAGGGCTGCTACACTGACTTTCACATTGACTTTGGTGGAACGTCTGTGTGGTACCATGTCTTCAGGGGGGAGAAG gtcttcTGGCTTATTCCCCCCACTGCTCGTAATCTGGAACTCTACGAGGACTGGGTTGTCTCGGGGAAACAGAATGACGTGTTCCTGGGAGACCGTGTGGAGGGGTGTCAGCGTATGGACCTCAAACAGGGCGACACCTTCTTCATACCCTCAG gctggaTCCATGCTGTCTACACTCCAGAGGACACCTTAGTGTTTGGTGGTAATATTCTCCACAGCTTCAACATCCCCATGCAGCTGGCTGTCCACGAGATCGAGAACAGAACTAAA gtgctgACTAAGTTTCGCTACCCCTTCTTCTATGAGATGTGCTGGTATGTGCTGGAGAGATACGTGCAGTGCCTGACCAAACGCTCCTACCTCAGTCTGGACTTCCAGAGAGCGGCCAGGGTAGAAGGTGAGCGCCAGGGAAGGGGGGGAGACGTCCATCTTTACAGTCCTACTCCTGGTGCAGTGGCGAAAGAACcttctcctctatctctctcaggaAATGAGACTCTGAGCTGCGAGAGCCCCGCCTCTCAGTCACGGATCGGCGTGGACGAGACATCAAGGAAGACGCAGGCGGAGCAGACCGAGAGAGCTGCCCCGCCCAATCCCGCCTCCACTGCCATGTACGAGCTgaaagccccgcccaccagtGACTCTGACGACAGCTGCAAGTCCGTCCCCAGCAGCGGTCCGGCCCAGGACGGCGGGGGGACGCCGGCTGGCTCCCCGGGCTCAGGGGGGCAGCCCGGGTGGACTCACCTGACTCAGTATGAGCTGAGAGGACTGTGGGCACTCGTCGAGAAGCTGGAGTCGCTACCAGAACACAAGCGCTGTGCCCCAGTAGGCATCGAGGACCCTCAGGCGCTGCTCGAGCACGTGAAG GTGGTCTTAAGGGAGCATGCTGAGGACGACCCCCTACTGGCCATCACAGGGATGCCGGTTGTGTGCTGGCCAAAGAAAACCAAG ccaCGGGCTCCGGCGCGACCCAAAGCGAGGCCGGGCACGTGTGGCGTTGCCCCAGCGTCTGGCGGGGGGTCAGGGGTGAAGTTAGGCTGCGTGCGGGGCTCGTCGGGGTCACGGCGGAGGCGGACACGCTGCAGGAGGTGCGACGCCTGTGTGCGGGAGGAGTGCGGCCTCTGCCACTTCTGCAGGGACATGAAGAAGTTCGGAGGACCAGGACGCATGAAGCAGTCCTGCATTCTGAGACAGTGCACTGCg CCTATGCTGCCTCATACAgcagtgtgtctggtgtgtggggAGGCGGGGAAGGAGCACAcgctggtggaggaggaggagcgtcCGAGGTTGATGCTGATGGAGTGCTCCATCTGCAACGAGATCCTCCATCCAGCCTGCCTGAAG gtggaggtgggtgatGGGGTGGTTGAGGTGGACGGTGTAGTGAACGAGGAGCTGCCAAATTGTTGGGAATGTCCCAAATGCAACCATGCAGGGAAGGCTGGGAAG CAGAAGAGAGGTCCGGGCTTCAAATACGCCCCTGCCTTACCTGGCTCTCTCCTCAAAGAACCCCGCCTCCCGAAAAGCGTGAAGGACAAGCTGGATGCAAGTGTAACCATGGAAACACCCGTCGTCACCGCCACCATCCCGTCAGCATCTGACCAGAAGATGGAGGCGGCGGACGTGCCCGTCAGCGAGCCTGATGCTGTCAGCAACACGCAACTCTCTGtgctgggggcggagcctctgCTGAAGCTCACCGCAGAGGCGGAGCCTCTTTCCAGGAAGAGAAAGCTCAGTACAGACTCGGAGCCTAACCTGAGCAGGAGGAAGGTGTCGTGA
- the kdm2bb gene encoding lysine (K)-specific demethylase 2Bb isoform X3: METCEESGRKLRSIGRRMYDENEDLSDVEEIVNIRGFNVEEKLRSEHYNSNFVCHMDGKDFTYEYVQREALRVPLVFKSKEGLGVRMPDPEFNVSEIKGLVGSRRTVDVMDVSTQKGSEMSMAQFTRYYETPEEERGKLFNVISLEFSHTKLENLIQRPTVVDLVDWVDNMWPLHLKEKQIEATNIISEMKYPKVQRYCLMSVKGCYTDFHIDFGGTSVWYHVFRGEKVFWLIPPTARNLELYEDWVVSGKQNDVFLGDRVEGCQRMDLKQGDTFFIPSGWIHAVYTPEDTLVFGGNILHSFNIPMQLAVHEIENRTKVLTKFRYPFFYEMCWYVLERYVQCLTKRSYLSLDFQRAARVEGNETLSCESPASQSRIGVDETSRKTQAEQTERAAPPNPASTAMYELKAPPTSDSDDSCKSVPSSGPAQDGGGTPAGSPGSGGQPGWTHLTQYELRGLWALVEKLESLPEHKRCAPVGIEDPQALLEHVKVVLREHAEDDPLLAITGMPVVCWPKKTKPRAPARPKARPGTCGVAPASGGGSGVKLGCVRGSSGSRRRRTRCRRCDACVREECGLCHFCRDMKKFGGPGRMKQSCILRQCTAPMLPHTAVCLVCGEAGKEHTLVEEEERPRLMLMECSICNEILHPACLKVEVGDGVVEVDGVVNEELPNCWECPKCNHAGKAGKQKRGPGFKYAPALPGSLLKEPRLPKSVKDKLDASVTMETPVVTATIPSASDQKMEAADVPVSEPDAVSNTQLSVLGAEPLLKLTAEAEPLSRKRKLSTDSEPNLSRRKVS; this comes from the exons ATGGAGACGTGCGAGGAATCTGGACGCAAACTG CGTTCCATCGGCCGAAGGATGTACGACGAAAATGAGGATCTGTCCGATGTGGAAGAAATCGTAAATATCAGAGGGTTTAATGTGGAGGAAAAACTTCGAAGCGAACATTATAACAGCAACTTCGTCTGTCACATGGACGGCAAAG ATTTCACCTATGAGTACGTTCAAAGAGAAGCGCTTCGCGTGCCCCTGGTTTTCAAATCTAAAGAAGGGCTGGGAGTCAG AATGCCAGATCCAGAATTTAATGTGAGTGAAATCAAAGGACTGGTTG gaagcCGTCGAACAGTAGATGTGATGGATGTCAGCACACAGAAAGGCTCAGAGATGAGCATGGCTCAGTTCACTCGTTATTATGAGACCCCAGAAGAAGAACGAGGCAAACTCTTCAACGTCATTAGCCTGGAGTTCAGCCACACCAAACTGGAGAACCTCATCCAGAGGCCCACTGTG GTGGATCTAGTGGACTGGGTGGACAACATGTGGCCACTTCatctgaaagagaaacaaattGAAGCCACCAACATTATATCTGAGATGAAATATCCAAAAGTCCAGAG GTATTGCCTGATGAGCGTGAAGGGCTGCTACACTGACTTTCACATTGACTTTGGTGGAACGTCTGTGTGGTACCATGTCTTCAGGGGGGAGAAG gtcttcTGGCTTATTCCCCCCACTGCTCGTAATCTGGAACTCTACGAGGACTGGGTTGTCTCGGGGAAACAGAATGACGTGTTCCTGGGAGACCGTGTGGAGGGGTGTCAGCGTATGGACCTCAAACAGGGCGACACCTTCTTCATACCCTCAG gctggaTCCATGCTGTCTACACTCCAGAGGACACCTTAGTGTTTGGTGGTAATATTCTCCACAGCTTCAACATCCCCATGCAGCTGGCTGTCCACGAGATCGAGAACAGAACTAAA gtgctgACTAAGTTTCGCTACCCCTTCTTCTATGAGATGTGCTGGTATGTGCTGGAGAGATACGTGCAGTGCCTGACCAAACGCTCCTACCTCAGTCTGGACTTCCAGAGAGCGGCCAGGGTAGAAG gaAATGAGACTCTGAGCTGCGAGAGCCCCGCCTCTCAGTCACGGATCGGCGTGGACGAGACATCAAGGAAGACGCAGGCGGAGCAGACCGAGAGAGCTGCCCCGCCCAATCCCGCCTCCACTGCCATGTACGAGCTgaaagccccgcccaccagtGACTCTGACGACAGCTGCAAGTCCGTCCCCAGCAGCGGTCCGGCCCAGGACGGCGGGGGGACGCCGGCTGGCTCCCCGGGCTCAGGGGGGCAGCCCGGGTGGACTCACCTGACTCAGTATGAGCTGAGAGGACTGTGGGCACTCGTCGAGAAGCTGGAGTCGCTACCAGAACACAAGCGCTGTGCCCCAGTAGGCATCGAGGACCCTCAGGCGCTGCTCGAGCACGTGAAG GTGGTCTTAAGGGAGCATGCTGAGGACGACCCCCTACTGGCCATCACAGGGATGCCGGTTGTGTGCTGGCCAAAGAAAACCAAG ccaCGGGCTCCGGCGCGACCCAAAGCGAGGCCGGGCACGTGTGGCGTTGCCCCAGCGTCTGGCGGGGGGTCAGGGGTGAAGTTAGGCTGCGTGCGGGGCTCGTCGGGGTCACGGCGGAGGCGGACACGCTGCAGGAGGTGCGACGCCTGTGTGCGGGAGGAGTGCGGCCTCTGCCACTTCTGCAGGGACATGAAGAAGTTCGGAGGACCAGGACGCATGAAGCAGTCCTGCATTCTGAGACAGTGCACTGCg CCTATGCTGCCTCATACAgcagtgtgtctggtgtgtggggAGGCGGGGAAGGAGCACAcgctggtggaggaggaggagcgtcCGAGGTTGATGCTGATGGAGTGCTCCATCTGCAACGAGATCCTCCATCCAGCCTGCCTGAAG gtggaggtgggtgatGGGGTGGTTGAGGTGGACGGTGTAGTGAACGAGGAGCTGCCAAATTGTTGGGAATGTCCCAAATGCAACCATGCAGGGAAGGCTGGGAAG CAGAAGAGAGGTCCGGGCTTCAAATACGCCCCTGCCTTACCTGGCTCTCTCCTCAAAGAACCCCGCCTCCCGAAAAGCGTGAAGGACAAGCTGGATGCAAGTGTAACCATGGAAACACCCGTCGTCACCGCCACCATCCCGTCAGCATCTGACCAGAAGATGGAGGCGGCGGACGTGCCCGTCAGCGAGCCTGATGCTGTCAGCAACACGCAACTCTCTGtgctgggggcggagcctctgCTGAAGCTCACCGCAGAGGCGGAGCCTCTTTCCAGGAAGAGAAAGCTCAGTACAGACTCGGAGCCTAACCTGAGCAGGAGGAAGGTGTCGTGA